A genomic region of Papaver somniferum cultivar HN1 chromosome 7, ASM357369v1, whole genome shotgun sequence contains the following coding sequences:
- the LOC113296734 gene encoding calcium uniporter protein 2, mitochondrial-like — protein MTLQRALTHRRLFPTTTANKVSTLSFRNPFSSSFLEGTFIPLESSKTTFDRQYVSLPDSTDHGFFRKFLQKRTFYQSEVQSLPNGEKFMEKLKSMGIKRDRIRLEGLTPPMLPPLEKRNSPSRTSRTTVATTLDGIVISVNDAKKLLKLSQLETLKSTLGRIPQDSITYPEFLKMCVDSAGSNQGSELAKILDESGSVIVLGNIVFLRPEQLTKAIQSVIPLPICDKNDARKTEFENMEKEKEIIDAKAEVLVKRELWSGLGLLVLQTAGFMRLTFWELSWDVMEPICFFVTSVYFMTGYAFFLKTSKDPSFEGFFQNRFGAKQKKLMKSSNFNVERYNELKRAYYPSPAASKAVSSSSFGHTNAPSSTYALPYI, from the exons ATGACGCTTCAAAGAGCTTTAACTCACCGTCGTTTAttccccaccaccaccgccaacaaaGTCTCCACCCTCTCGTTTCGTAACCCATTTTCATCCTCATTTTTAGAGGGAACTTTCATCCCGCTCGAGTCATCCAAAACAACGTTTGATCGTCAATATGTCTCATTACCGGATTCAACTGATCACGGATTTTTCAGAAAGTTTCTTCAGAAGAGAACTTTTTATCAGTCAGAGGTTCAGTCATTACCAAACGGAGAAAAATTTATGGAGAAGTTAAAATCTATGGGTATTAAAAGAGATCGTATTCGACTAGAAGGATTAACCCCTCCGATGCTTCCTCCATTGGAGAAGAGGAATTCTCCATCAAGGACATCACGAACTACTGTTGCTACTACCCTAGATGGAATTGTAATCTCAGTTAATGATGCCAAGAAATTACTTAAGCTATCTCAGCTGGAAACGTTGAAATCTACTCTTGGAAGAATTCCTCAGGATTCCATTACTTACCCGGAGTTTCTCAAGATGTGTGTTGATTCTGCGGGATCTAACCAAGGTTCAGAGCTCGCCAAAATATTAGATGAATCTGGCTCGGTTATTGTTCTAGGAAACATTGTTTTCCTCCGTCCCGAACAG TTGACAAAGGCAATACAGAGTGTAATCCCTTTACCAATATGCGATAAAAATGACGCAAGAAAGACTGAATTCGAAAACatggaaaaagagaaagaaataattGATGCAAAAGCAGAAGTattggtgaagagagaattgtGGAGTGGATTAGGACTGTTAGTTCTACAAACAGCCGGATTCATGAGATTAACATTTTGGGAGTTATCATGGGATGTGATGGAACCCATTTGTTTCTTTGTCACATCCGTGTATTTCATGACTGGTTATGCATTTTTCCTAAAGACGTCCAAAGATCCATCTTTCGAAGGGTTTTTTCAAAATCGATTTGGCGCCAAACAGAAGAAACTAATGAAGTCTTCTAATTTTAATGTGGAGAGGTATAATGAATTGAAGCGAGCTTATTATCCATCTCCAGCGGCATCAAAAGCAGTTTCATCGTCATCATTTGGTCATACTAATGCACCGTCGTCCACTTATGCTCTCCCTTACATAtaa